The Alphaproteobacteria bacterium genome contains a region encoding:
- a CDS encoding ABC transporter substrate-binding protein: MKFRTFALALGIAAASFVSAQAATLRFAFQGEFKSLDPYSLNESFTLGMLGNVYEGLTKRDKDLKIIPGLAERWEQLEPTRWRFYLRKGVKFQNGEDFTADDVVFSAERSFHQNSDIKSRIQPPGTKAVKVDDHTVDFILPSPNPILHYEWDTWYIMSKKWAEANNSATVQSATGTQMSYAALHTNGTGPFVITEHQAGVKTIFKKNPNWWGKVEHNIDEAIFTTISNDATRVAALLSGDVDFVDPVPLQDVQRINSSGVAEVLQGPELRTIFLGFDQMRPELRSSSVKGKNPFKDVRVRQAFYLAIDENAIAKRVMRDAATATPLMISPLLFDKSNDFKRPATNPDQAKKLLADAGYPNGFEVEMDCPTDRYVNDEAICQAATAMLARIGIKINLNAQPKSKYFAKVLQSGGYDTSFYLLGWTPGSFDSWNVLANMYRCRDEKGKGGNMNLGGYCNQKVDDLAEKILVEPDKAKRDGLIVEAYKIAQEQDWGYIPLHQQALAWGVSKKVKLAQRADNQILLYWFNKE, from the coding sequence ATGAAGTTCAGGACTTTTGCGTTGGCGCTTGGAATAGCGGCGGCCTCCTTTGTCTCGGCGCAGGCCGCGACGCTGCGCTTCGCCTTTCAGGGCGAATTCAAATCGCTCGATCCCTATTCGCTCAATGAGAGCTTCACGCTCGGAATGCTCGGCAACGTCTATGAGGGACTGACCAAGCGCGACAAGGACCTCAAGATCATCCCCGGTCTCGCCGAGCGCTGGGAGCAACTCGAACCGACCCGCTGGCGCTTCTATCTGCGCAAGGGCGTGAAATTCCAGAACGGCGAGGACTTCACCGCCGACGACGTGGTGTTCTCGGCGGAGCGCTCCTTCCACCAGAACTCGGACATCAAGAGCCGCATCCAGCCGCCCGGCACCAAGGCGGTGAAGGTCGACGACCACACGGTCGACTTCATCCTCCCCTCGCCCAATCCCATTCTCCACTACGAGTGGGACACCTGGTACATCATGTCCAAGAAGTGGGCGGAGGCGAACAATTCGGCGACCGTCCAGTCCGCCACCGGCACGCAGATGAGCTACGCGGCCCTGCACACCAACGGCACCGGGCCGTTCGTGATCACCGAGCACCAGGCCGGCGTGAAGACCATCTTCAAGAAGAACCCGAACTGGTGGGGCAAGGTCGAGCACAATATCGACGAGGCGATCTTCACGACGATCTCGAACGACGCGACGCGCGTCGCGGCGCTGTTGTCGGGCGACGTCGACTTCGTCGATCCGGTACCGCTGCAGGACGTGCAACGCATCAATTCGAGCGGCGTCGCCGAGGTTCTGCAGGGTCCGGAGCTGCGCACGATCTTCCTCGGCTTCGACCAGATGCGCCCGGAGCTGCGATCGTCAAGCGTGAAGGGCAAGAACCCGTTCAAGGACGTGCGCGTGCGGCAGGCGTTCTATCTGGCGATCGACGAGAACGCGATTGCCAAGCGCGTGATGCGCGACGCCGCGACCGCGACGCCGCTGATGATCTCGCCGTTGCTGTTCGACAAATCGAATGACTTCAAGCGACCGGCAACCAATCCGGATCAGGCCAAGAAGCTGCTCGCGGATGCCGGCTACCCGAACGGCTTCGAGGTCGAGATGGATTGCCCGACCGACCGCTACGTCAATGACGAGGCGATCTGCCAGGCCGCCACCGCGATGCTCGCCCGCATCGGAATCAAGATCAATCTCAACGCCCAGCCGAAGAGCAAGTACTTCGCCAAGGTGTTGCAGTCGGGCGGCTACGATACGTCATTCTATTTGCTCGGATGGACGCCCGGATCGTTCGATAGCTGGAACGTGCTCGCCAACATGTACCGCTGCCGCGACGAGAAGGGGAAAGGCGGCAACATGAACCTCGGCGGCTACTGCAATCAGAAGGTCGACGATCTGGCCGAGAAGATTCTTGTGGAGCCGGACAAGGCCAAGCGCGACGGCTTGATTGTTGAGGCTTACAAGATCGCCCAGGAACAGGATTGGGGCTACATCCCGCTGCACCAGCAGGCGCTCGCCTGGGGCGTATCGAAGAAGGTGAAGCTCGCGCAGCGGGCCGACAATCAGATCCTGCTCTACTGGTTCAACAAGGAATGA
- a CDS encoding ABC transporter substrate-binding protein, which produces MKLKTWLLAAAFAAAALTTASAATFRFAFQGDLKSLDPYSLNETFTHGVLGNVYEGLTKRDKELKIVPGLAERWEIIEPTRWRFYLRKGVKFQNGEDFTADDVVFSAERSFKPASDIKTRIQPAGTKAVKVDDHTVDFILPSPNPILHYEWDTWYIMSKKWAEANGSVEPQPQAGQQMSYAALHANGTGPFIITEHQAGVKTVFKPNPNWWGKPEHNLDEVIFTTISNDATRVAALLSGDVDFADPIPLQDVDRVNASSNAHVLQGPELRTIFLGFDQYRDELKSSNVKGKNPFKDVRVRKAFYLAIDENAIADKVMRKAAVPSALMISPLLFPLAKDFTRPKTDPNEAKKLLAEAGYPNGFEVTMDCPNDRYVNDEAICQAVTAMLARIGVKVNLLAQPKAKYFAKILVSGGYDSSFYLLGWTPGSFDSWNVLANMYRCRDEKGAGGNNNVGNYCNPKMEDMIKQILVENDAAKRDQLIKTAYQLGQEQDWGYVPLHQQALAWGASKKMKIVQRADNQILFYWFRKE; this is translated from the coding sequence ATGAAGTTGAAGACATGGCTGCTCGCTGCCGCATTCGCGGCGGCGGCGCTGACCACTGCGTCGGCCGCGACCTTCCGGTTCGCGTTCCAGGGCGATCTCAAGTCGCTCGACCCCTATTCGCTCAACGAAACGTTCACCCACGGCGTGCTCGGCAACGTGTATGAAGGGCTCACCAAGCGCGACAAGGAACTCAAGATCGTTCCGGGCCTGGCCGAGCGCTGGGAAATCATCGAGCCGACGCGCTGGCGCTTCTATCTGCGCAAGGGCGTGAAATTCCAGAACGGCGAGGATTTCACCGCCGACGATGTGGTGTTCTCCGCTGAGCGTTCGTTCAAGCCGGCCTCCGACATCAAGACGCGTATCCAGCCGGCCGGCACCAAGGCCGTGAAGGTCGACGACCATACGGTCGACTTCATCCTGCCGAGCCCGAATCCCATTCTGCATTACGAATGGGACACCTGGTACATCATGTCGAAGAAATGGGCCGAGGCGAACGGCTCGGTCGAACCGCAGCCGCAGGCGGGCCAGCAGATGAGCTACGCGGCGCTGCACGCCAACGGCACCGGGCCTTTCATCATCACCGAGCATCAGGCCGGCGTGAAGACCGTGTTCAAGCCGAACCCCAACTGGTGGGGCAAGCCGGAGCACAATCTAGACGAGGTGATCTTCACCACCATCAGCAACGACGCGACGCGTGTTGCCGCGCTGCTGTCCGGCGACGTCGATTTCGCCGATCCCATCCCGCTCCAGGACGTCGACCGCGTCAATGCCAGTTCGAACGCGCACGTGCTGCAGGGGCCGGAGCTGCGCACCATCTTTCTCGGCTTTGACCAGTATCGAGACGAGCTGAAGTCCTCGAACGTCAAGGGCAAGAACCCGTTCAAGGACGTGCGGGTGCGCAAGGCGTTCTACTTGGCGATCGACGAGAACGCGATCGCCGACAAGGTCATGCGCAAGGCGGCTGTCCCGTCCGCGCTGATGATCTCGCCGCTGCTGTTTCCGCTGGCGAAGGACTTCACCCGTCCGAAAACCGATCCGAACGAGGCGAAGAAGCTGCTCGCCGAGGCCGGCTATCCGAACGGCTTCGAGGTGACGATGGACTGTCCGAACGATCGCTACGTCAATGACGAGGCGATATGCCAGGCCGTCACCGCGATGCTGGCGCGCATCGGCGTCAAGGTGAACCTGCTGGCGCAGCCGAAGGCGAAATACTTCGCCAAGATCTTGGTGTCGGGCGGCTACGACTCGTCGTTCTACCTGCTCGGCTGGACTCCTGGCTCATTCGATAGCTGGAACGTGCTCGCCAACATGTACCGCTGCCGCGACGAGAAAGGCGCCGGCGGCAACAACAACGTCGGCAACTATTGCAACCCGAAGATGGAGGACATGATCAAGCAGATCCTCGTCGAGAACGACGCCGCCAAGCGCGACCAGCTGATCAAGACGGCCTATCAGCTCGGGCAGGAGCAGGACTGGGGCTATGTGCCCTTGCACCAGCAGGCGCTGGCCTGGGGCGCCTCGAAGAAAATGAAGATCGTGCAGCGCGCCGACAACCAGATCCTGTTCTACTGGTTCCGCAAGGAGTAG
- the corA gene encoding magnesium/cobalt transporter CorA translates to MSTVINCVSYEGGLRHAEVALAEARCPDKDGSFIWVGLHEPDKDLLKTVQQRFNLHDLAIEDALLAHQRPKLEIYGDSIFVALRTAQLIDKKIQFGETHIFAGPAYVVTVRHGSTTGYREVRARAESAPKMLAKGESFVVYSIIDFIVDNYFPVLHELEAEADGLEEEVFAHRSDPTDVERIYELRHELLLLRRAVQPLQEVCNRIMRYDVPLIDHAMNDYFRDVQDHVIRVVEGIDNLRDLLNAALEANLLLVSLAQNQVTKTLTGWAAILSIPLAIASIYGMNFKNMPELEQPLGYPIVMALMFGLCGYLFYRFRRAGWL, encoded by the coding sequence ATGAGCACCGTCATCAATTGCGTTTCGTACGAAGGGGGACTGCGCCACGCCGAGGTCGCGCTCGCTGAGGCGCGCTGCCCCGACAAGGACGGCAGCTTCATCTGGGTTGGGCTGCATGAGCCGGACAAGGATCTGCTCAAGACCGTGCAGCAGCGCTTCAATCTGCACGACCTCGCCATCGAGGACGCGCTGCTCGCGCATCAGCGCCCCAAGCTCGAAATCTACGGCGACTCGATCTTCGTCGCGTTGCGCACCGCGCAGCTCATCGACAAGAAGATCCAGTTCGGCGAGACGCATATCTTCGCCGGACCCGCCTATGTGGTGACGGTGCGCCACGGCTCGACCACGGGTTATCGCGAAGTACGCGCGCGCGCCGAAAGCGCGCCGAAGATGCTGGCGAAAGGCGAGAGCTTCGTCGTCTATTCGATCATCGACTTCATCGTCGACAACTACTTCCCGGTGCTGCACGAGCTCGAAGCCGAGGCCGACGGGCTGGAAGAGGAAGTGTTTGCTCACCGCAGCGATCCGACCGACGTCGAGCGCATCTACGAGCTGCGTCACGAATTGCTGCTGCTGCGCCGCGCCGTGCAGCCGCTGCAGGAGGTTTGCAATCGCATCATGCGCTACGACGTGCCGCTGATCGATCACGCGATGAACGACTATTTCCGCGACGTTCAGGATCACGTGATCCGGGTCGTGGAAGGCATCGACAATCTGCGCGACCTTTTGAATGCGGCGCTGGAAGCCAATCTGTTGCTGGTTTCGCTGGCGCAGAACCAGGTGACCAAGACGCTCACCGGCTGGGCCGCGATCCTGTCCATTCCGCTGGCGATTGCCTCGATCTATGGGATGAATTTCAAGAACATGCCCGAACTCGAACAGCCCCTCGGCTATCCGATCGTGATGGCGCTCATGTTCGGGTTGTGCGGCTATCTGTTCTATCGCTTCCGCCGCGCGGGCTGGCTCTAG
- a CDS encoding methyltransferase — protein MSKFSVDRIARGVHYRIGRYLAKRDADAAARTALIPTRINVGCGQDKRPGYLNIDVDPASRADILIVDNDDSMIPRNYFEEVLAHDVLEHIPRAKSLSALLDWSDYLVDGGKLVLETSSILGVAEKLQQSPLYEQHHGWTTCLFGNQVHSGDYHLTGFTELTLKVHLLAAGFRIDRLGLRDDWLLTAEATKVDDWVASCDPTIKSDAEFTREAYRQALFRDVKGEELEAATRGLRMAASRKVALKAIYASPERLFRIATRNGL, from the coding sequence ATGAGTAAGTTCTCGGTGGACCGGATCGCGCGTGGTGTCCACTACAGAATTGGCCGCTACCTTGCGAAGCGGGATGCCGACGCAGCGGCTCGCACCGCCCTCATACCGACCAGGATCAATGTTGGTTGCGGACAGGACAAACGGCCGGGCTATCTGAACATCGATGTGGACCCGGCGAGCCGGGCCGACATCCTGATCGTCGACAACGACGACTCGATGATCCCACGGAACTACTTCGAGGAAGTGCTGGCCCACGACGTCCTCGAGCACATACCGCGTGCCAAAAGTCTTAGCGCGCTTCTCGACTGGTCAGACTATCTGGTCGACGGAGGAAAGCTGGTTCTGGAAACAAGCAGCATTTTGGGCGTGGCCGAAAAACTCCAGCAATCTCCCCTTTACGAACAACACCACGGTTGGACGACGTGCCTCTTTGGCAATCAAGTTCATTCAGGAGACTATCACCTCACTGGATTTACTGAACTGACGCTGAAGGTTCATTTGCTCGCCGCCGGATTCAGAATCGACCGTCTCGGCCTGCGCGATGACTGGCTGCTGACTGCGGAGGCCACAAAGGTCGACGATTGGGTCGCGTCATGCGACCCCACCATCAAGAGTGACGCCGAATTCACGCGAGAAGCCTATCGGCAGGCCCTCTTCAGGGATGTCAAGGGCGAGGAACTCGAAGCGGCAACGAGAGGATTGAGGATGGCGGCTTCGCGCAAGGTCGCGCTGAAGGCAATTTACGCCTCGCCCGAGAGGCTGTTCCGCATCGCCACGCGCAACGGTCTGTGA
- a CDS encoding ABC transporter ATP-binding protein codes for MSVTAPAPDVVPATAKPLVEVKGLGRVFDVSKPWLNRVTERLPRRLLTAAADVTFSIGRRETFALVGESGSGKSTVAKMVVGLIAPTTGEVVIDGVSMSDRRHDSERRRLRRRIQMIFQDPYASLNPRWRALDIIAEPLRAFGIAQSAAQIAQQVGDLLKLVGLDPADGTKYPHEFSGGQRQRIAIARALACNPEFIVCDEPTSALDVSVQAQILNLMRDLQDRFGLTYLFISHNLAVVRHMANRIGVMYLGRLVEVAPAREMFARPRHPYTRMLLDAVPDLDLTGRKRKPVEGEVPNPIDPPPGCPFHPRCPFAFERCRAEVPLPIKAGAAAVRCHAVEERRI; via the coding sequence ATGAGCGTGACCGCGCCGGCGCCGGACGTCGTTCCCGCTACCGCGAAGCCGCTGGTCGAGGTGAAAGGTCTCGGCCGGGTGTTCGATGTCTCGAAGCCCTGGCTCAATCGCGTCACGGAAAGGCTGCCGCGCCGCCTGCTCACCGCTGCGGCCGACGTGACGTTCTCGATCGGCAGACGCGAGACCTTTGCGCTGGTCGGCGAATCCGGCTCCGGCAAATCGACCGTCGCCAAGATGGTCGTCGGACTGATCGCGCCGACCACGGGCGAAGTCGTCATCGACGGCGTCTCGATGAGCGACCGCCGCCACGACTCCGAGCGCCGCCGCCTGCGCCGGCGCATCCAGATGATCTTCCAGGATCCTTACGCCAGCCTCAATCCGCGCTGGCGCGCCCTCGACATCATCGCCGAACCGCTGCGCGCCTTCGGAATCGCGCAAAGCGCGGCGCAGATCGCGCAGCAGGTCGGCGACCTGCTGAAGCTGGTCGGGCTCGACCCCGCCGACGGCACGAAATACCCGCACGAATTCTCCGGCGGCCAGCGCCAGCGTATCGCGATCGCTCGCGCCCTCGCCTGCAATCCCGAATTCATCGTGTGCGACGAGCCGACCTCGGCGCTCGACGTGTCGGTACAGGCTCAGATCCTCAACCTGATGCGCGACCTGCAGGACCGCTTCGGTCTCACCTACCTCTTCATCAGCCACAATCTCGCGGTCGTGCGCCACATGGCGAACCGCATCGGCGTGATGTACCTCGGCCGCCTCGTCGAGGTGGCGCCTGCGCGCGAGATGTTTGCGAGGCCGAGGCATCCCTACACGCGCATGCTGCTCGACGCGGTGCCCGACCTCGATCTCACCGGACGCAAGCGCAAGCCGGTCGAGGGCGAGGTGCCCAACCCGATCGATCCGCCGCCCGGCTGCCCGTTCCATCCGCGCTGTCCCTTCGCGTTCGAGCGTTGCCGGGCGGAGGTGCCGCTCCCGATCAAGGCGGGCGCCGCCGCGGTGCGCTGTCATGCGGTCGAGGAAAGGCGCATCTGA
- a CDS encoding ABC transporter ATP-binding protein encodes MTAPVLSVRNLKVEFPTRRGVLTAIDDISFDIAPGEVLGVVGESGAGKSITGTAIIGLIEPPGRIAGGQVLLRGERIDNLPPEDMRKIRGKRIGMVFQDPLTSLNPLYRIGEQLIETIRTHTTLSESAARKKALSLLEEVGIPAPDTRIDAYPHQFSGGMRQRVVLALALAAEPELVIADEPTTALDVSVQAQIIALLKRLCAQHGAAVMLITHDMGVIAETADRVAVMYAGRIAEIGPVRDVIKQPLHPYTRGLMGSIPSLAHDSDRLVQIPGSMPRLTAIPSGCPFHPRCPRAFTPCPTFRPELAPEQNSQVACWLYTPFPVTAVAS; translated from the coding sequence ATGACCGCGCCCGTCCTTTCCGTCCGCAATCTCAAGGTCGAGTTTCCGACCCGGCGCGGCGTGCTGACCGCGATCGACGATATCTCGTTCGACATCGCCCCCGGCGAAGTGCTGGGCGTGGTCGGGGAGTCCGGTGCCGGCAAGTCGATCACCGGCACGGCAATCATCGGCCTGATCGAGCCGCCCGGCCGCATCGCCGGCGGTCAGGTGCTGCTGCGTGGCGAGCGCATCGACAACCTTCCGCCGGAGGACATGCGCAAGATCCGCGGCAAGCGCATCGGCATGGTGTTCCAGGACCCGCTCACCAGCCTCAACCCGCTCTACCGCATCGGCGAGCAGCTGATCGAGACCATCCGCACGCACACGACACTGTCGGAATCCGCCGCGCGCAAGAAGGCGCTTTCGTTGCTGGAGGAAGTCGGCATCCCGGCACCGGACACGCGCATCGACGCCTACCCGCATCAATTCTCGGGCGGCATGCGCCAGCGCGTCGTGCTGGCCCTGGCACTGGCTGCGGAGCCCGAGCTTGTCATCGCCGACGAACCGACCACCGCGCTCGATGTCTCGGTGCAGGCGCAGATCATCGCGCTGCTGAAGCGGCTGTGCGCACAGCACGGCGCGGCCGTCATGCTCATTACCCACGACATGGGCGTGATCGCCGAGACCGCCGACCGTGTCGCCGTGATGTATGCGGGCCGTATCGCCGAGATCGGCCCGGTGCGCGACGTCATCAAGCAGCCGCTGCATCCTTACACGCGCGGCCTGATGGGCTCGATCCCCTCGCTCGCGCACGACAGCGATCGCCTGGTGCAGATTCCCGGCTCGATGCCGCGGCTGACCGCCATTCCGTCCGGCTGTCCGTTCCACCCCCGCTGCCCGCGCGCGTTCACCCCCTGCCCGACGTTCCGGCCCGAACTGGCGCCGGAGCAGAACTCGCAGGTCGCGTGCTGGCTCTACACTCCGTTCCCGGTTACGGCGGTCGCATCATGA
- a CDS encoding ABC transporter permease translates to MLAFIIRRLLQAIVVMLTVALIAFTLFRFVGDPVNMMVGIETTAEERAQLRQDLGLNDAIPVQFARFVANAARLNFGNSYQFKTPVIDLIADRFPATLELAIASAIFSLLIGIPMGVYTALHRRSWLSNIFLAASLVGISLPTFLIGILLIFLFPVTLGVLPSFGRGDVVRIGFWTTGLLTASGLKALILPAITLGLFQMTLIMRLVRGEMLEVLRTDYIKFARARGLTDRAVNFGHALKNTLVPVMTIAGLQLGSIIAFALITESVFQWPGMGLLFLKAVQNVDIPIMSAYLLLVAFIFVTINLIVDILYAVVDPRIRIDARATA, encoded by the coding sequence ATGCTTGCCTTCATAATCCGCCGCCTGTTGCAGGCCATCGTGGTGATGCTCACGGTGGCGCTGATCGCGTTCACGCTGTTCCGCTTCGTCGGCGATCCCGTGAATATGATGGTCGGCATCGAGACGACCGCCGAGGAGCGCGCGCAGCTGCGCCAGGACCTCGGCCTCAACGACGCGATTCCGGTCCAGTTCGCGCGGTTTGTCGCGAACGCCGCAAGGCTCAACTTCGGAAACTCCTACCAGTTCAAGACCCCGGTCATCGACCTGATCGCCGACCGGTTTCCCGCTACCCTGGAGCTTGCGATCGCGTCGGCCATCTTCTCGCTGCTGATCGGCATTCCGATGGGAGTCTACACGGCGCTGCACCGGCGCTCGTGGCTCTCCAATATCTTCCTCGCGGCTTCGCTCGTCGGCATTTCGCTGCCGACCTTCCTGATCGGCATCCTGCTGATCTTCCTGTTTCCGGTCACGCTCGGCGTATTGCCCTCCTTCGGACGGGGCGATGTCGTGCGTATCGGCTTCTGGACCACCGGGCTTTTGACCGCATCCGGCCTCAAGGCGCTGATCCTGCCGGCGATCACGCTCGGACTGTTCCAGATGACCTTGATCATGCGGCTGGTGCGCGGCGAGATGCTCGAGGTGCTGCGCACCGACTACATCAAGTTCGCGCGCGCCCGCGGGCTCACCGACCGTGCGGTCAACTTCGGCCATGCGCTGAAGAACACGCTGGTGCCGGTGATGACCATCGCAGGGCTGCAGCTCGGCTCGATCATCGCCTTCGCGCTGATCACCGAGAGCGTGTTCCAGTGGCCAGGTATGGGTCTCTTGTTCCTCAAGGCCGTGCAGAACGTCGACATCCCCATCATGTCCGCCTACCTGCTGCTGGTCGCCTTCATCTTCGTGACCATCAACCTGATCGTCGACATCCTCTACGCGGTGGTCGATCCGCGCATCCGCATCGACGCGCGGGCGACCGCATGA
- a CDS encoding M20 aminoacylase family protein, with protein MPIASRIAEMKAEVAAWRRDIHEYPEILFDVHRTAGSVADKLKAFGCDEVVTGIGKTGVVGVIHGKGNGPRKVIGLRADMDALPMDEQTNLPYRSKNPGKMHACGHDGHTAMLLGGAKYLAETRNFSGTAVVIFQPAEEGGGGGREMVQEGMMERFGIQEVYGMHNMPGIPPGHFAIRSGPLLAAADRIVIEIEGLGSHAAKPHMGVDPVVVGAQIVNLAQTIVSRSVDPIKSGLISICQFHAGSADNVIPQTATLRGTARSLLPEVRDTLENRLREIVEGTAKAYGARATLTYGRHYPVTRNHERETEFAAAIATGVAGPDAVDANTPPLMGGEDFSFMLEARPGAFIFIGNGDTAGLHHPAYDFNDDAIPAGISFWARLVETAMPK; from the coding sequence ATGCCCATTGCCAGCCGTATCGCCGAGATGAAGGCGGAGGTCGCCGCATGGCGGCGCGATATTCACGAATATCCGGAAATCCTGTTCGACGTGCACCGCACCGCGGGAAGTGTTGCCGACAAGCTCAAAGCCTTCGGCTGCGACGAGGTGGTGACCGGCATCGGCAAGACCGGCGTGGTCGGCGTGATCCACGGCAAAGGCAACGGTCCGCGCAAGGTGATCGGGCTGCGCGCCGACATGGACGCGCTGCCGATGGATGAGCAGACCAACCTTCCCTACCGCTCGAAGAACCCCGGCAAGATGCACGCATGCGGCCATGACGGGCACACCGCGATGCTGCTCGGCGGGGCAAAATATCTGGCCGAAACGCGCAACTTCTCCGGCACCGCGGTGGTGATCTTCCAGCCCGCCGAGGAGGGCGGCGGCGGCGGTCGCGAGATGGTCCAGGAAGGCATGATGGAGCGGTTCGGCATCCAGGAGGTCTACGGCATGCACAACATGCCGGGCATTCCGCCCGGCCACTTTGCGATCCGGTCAGGTCCGCTGCTCGCGGCGGCAGATCGCATCGTGATCGAGATCGAAGGATTGGGGTCGCACGCCGCAAAACCGCATATGGGGGTAGACCCCGTCGTCGTCGGGGCACAGATCGTCAATCTGGCGCAGACGATCGTCTCCCGCAGCGTTGACCCGATCAAATCCGGCCTGATTTCGATCTGCCAGTTCCACGCGGGCTCCGCCGACAACGTCATCCCGCAGACCGCGACGCTGCGTGGGACCGCCCGCAGCCTGCTGCCAGAGGTGCGCGACACGCTGGAGAACCGCCTGCGTGAGATCGTGGAGGGGACCGCCAAGGCTTATGGCGCGCGGGCAACACTCACCTATGGCCGCCATTACCCGGTGACCAGGAACCACGAACGGGAAACCGAATTTGCGGCAGCAATTGCGACCGGCGTCGCGGGACCCGACGCGGTCGATGCCAACACGCCGCCGCTGATGGGCGGGGAGGACTTCTCTTTCATGCTGGAAGCGCGCCCCGGCGCCTTCATCTTCATCGGCAACGGCGATACCGCCGGGCTGCATCACCCGGCCTATGACTTCAACGATGACGCGATCCCGGCCGGCATCTCGTTCTGGGCGCGGCTCGTCGAAACCGCGATGCCGAAGTAA
- a CDS encoding ABC transporter permease: MRRPSRLKAIIDSDLVYSFLHSKVTIAAAVVTVMIVLAAVLATWIAPHDPYDLSQLSLLDSHNPPAWLEGGDKRFLLGTDDQGRDVFSTILYGSRQSIAIGVMATLFAGLLGISLGLIAGYAGGTIDSIIMRAADIQSTFPAILIAMLIDGTSRALFGEQRNEQVVFWVMVLSIGLSFWVQYARTVRGSTLVEKSKDYVLAARLIGIRPVKILFRHVLPNVVGPVLVIATINLALAIITEATLSFLGLGLPSTQPSLGTLIQIGQKYLFAGEWWIAIFPGITLAALVLAVNLLGDWLRDALNPKLR; this comes from the coding sequence ATGCGCCGCCCGTCGCGGCTCAAGGCGATCATCGACAGCGACCTCGTCTATTCGTTCCTCCATTCGAAGGTCACTATCGCGGCCGCGGTGGTGACGGTGATGATCGTGCTTGCCGCGGTGCTGGCGACATGGATCGCGCCGCACGACCCTTACGACCTGAGTCAGCTCAGCCTGCTCGACTCGCACAATCCGCCCGCATGGCTCGAGGGCGGCGACAAGCGATTCCTGCTCGGCACCGACGACCAGGGCCGCGACGTGTTCTCGACCATCCTCTACGGCTCGCGCCAGTCGATCGCGATCGGCGTGATGGCGACCCTGTTCGCCGGCCTGCTCGGCATCTCGCTGGGGCTGATCGCCGGCTATGCGGGCGGCACCATCGACTCGATCATCATGCGCGCCGCCGACATCCAGAGCACCTTCCCGGCGATCCTGATCGCCATGCTGATCGACGGGACCTCGCGCGCGCTGTTCGGCGAGCAGCGCAACGAGCAGGTCGTGTTCTGGGTGATGGTGCTCTCGATCGGCCTTTCCTTCTGGGTGCAATACGCGCGCACCGTGCGCGGCTCGACCCTGGTCGAGAAGAGCAAGGACTACGTGCTCGCCGCGCGGCTGATCGGCATCCGGCCGGTCAAGATCCTGTTCCGCCACGTGCTGCCGAACGTGGTCGGGCCGGTGCTGGTGATCGCGACCATCAATCTCGCGCTCGCGATCATCACCGAGGCGACGCTGTCGTTCCTCGGCCTCGGACTCCCGTCGACCCAGCCCTCGCTCGGCACGCTGATCCAGATCGGGCAGAAATACCTGTTCGCCGGCGAATGGTGGATTGCGATCTTCCCCGGCATTACGCTCGCCGCGCTGGTGCTCGCCGTGAACCTGCTCGGCGACTGGCTGCGCGACGCGCTCAATCCGAAACTGCGATGA